The following coding sequences lie in one Myxococcales bacterium genomic window:
- a CDS encoding PhoH family protein, with protein sequence MRKTYVLDTNVLLHDPLALYKFEDNDVVIPVYVIEEIDRFKKEASELGRNARTISREIDNLRDRSNGSLQKGIALDSGGSMRVAVPKDALEWKSPDNAAMDHAILTTALLVRDENPASPTVFVTMDSNLRIRADASGLHAENYEGGRVAIDELYSGVVECAASAELVDKLGGRLTVSITELASEQDISANACVILRDTAQSSHTALGRRYKNTDEIRPLRVPKEGAWGVRPRNKEQNFAVDLLLDDTINLVTLIGKAGTGKTLLAIACGLKKVVEEGVYARLLVSRPIFPLGKDIGYLPGDLEEKLNPWMQPIFDNLEYIFTTGSTRMSQARSYMELVASGIIEVEPLTYIRGRSLPNQFLIVDEAQNLTPHEVKTIITRCGSETKIVLTGDPYQIDNPYVDSESNGLTVLAERFRPEAIAAHMTLKKGERSELAERATQLL encoded by the coding sequence GTGAGAAAAACTTATGTGTTGGACACGAACGTGCTCCTTCACGACCCATTGGCCCTTTATAAGTTTGAAGACAACGACGTAGTTATTCCTGTTTACGTCATCGAAGAGATTGATCGCTTCAAGAAAGAGGCTAGCGAGCTCGGGCGTAATGCGCGAACAATTTCTCGTGAGATTGACAATCTTCGTGATCGCTCGAACGGGTCCTTGCAGAAGGGCATCGCGTTGGATAGTGGCGGATCAATGCGAGTGGCGGTGCCTAAGGACGCGCTAGAATGGAAGTCTCCGGACAATGCCGCAATGGACCATGCCATCCTGACAACGGCATTGCTCGTGCGCGATGAGAATCCCGCATCGCCGACCGTGTTCGTCACAATGGACTCGAACTTGCGAATACGCGCAGACGCCTCCGGTCTCCATGCCGAGAACTACGAAGGGGGCCGGGTTGCCATTGATGAGCTGTATAGTGGAGTGGTCGAATGCGCAGCGAGCGCAGAACTGGTTGACAAGCTCGGTGGTCGTCTGACTGTGAGCATTACGGAACTGGCTTCGGAGCAGGATATTTCTGCGAACGCTTGCGTGATTTTACGAGACACTGCCCAGAGCAGTCATACAGCGTTGGGACGCCGCTATAAAAATACAGACGAGATACGACCGCTGAGGGTCCCGAAAGAGGGGGCATGGGGTGTGCGTCCACGAAATAAGGAGCAGAATTTCGCTGTGGATCTTTTGCTGGATGACACCATTAACTTGGTGACGTTGATTGGGAAGGCGGGCACCGGCAAGACGCTCTTGGCTATTGCGTGTGGTCTAAAGAAAGTGGTGGAAGAGGGCGTTTATGCGCGGCTGCTGGTATCGCGACCCATCTTCCCTCTGGGCAAAGATATTGGATATCTTCCGGGAGATTTGGAAGAAAAACTGAACCCGTGGATGCAGCCCATCTTCGACAATCTGGAATACATTTTTACTACAGGGAGCACGCGTATGTCGCAGGCTCGAAGCTATATGGAGCTAGTCGCGAGCGGCATTATTGAAGTGGAGCCTCTGACCTATATCAGAGGTCGCTCTTTGCCTAATCAGTTTCTCATCGTGGATGAGGCTCAAAATCTTACACCTCACGAAGTAAAGACGATCATCACCCGATGTGGGAGTGAAACCAAGATTGTCCTCACCGGCGATCCCTATCAAATCGATAATCCATATGTTGACTCAGAGAGTAACGGGCTCACGGTATTGGCGGAGCGATTTCGACCCGAGGCCATTGCAGCGCATATGACGCTGAAAAAAGGCGAGCGAAGCGAGCTGGCGGAGCGGGCAACGCAATTGTTATAA
- the coaD gene encoding pantetheine-phosphate adenylyltransferase, producing the protein MKIAVYPGSFDPITQGHVSIINGGLVAFDKVIVGVLSNPKKTALFSAEERMDMIREVFIDEDRVEVDAFEGLLVNFVRHKGSRVILRGLRAVADFEYELQMANMNRKLSEDIETIFIMANDAYFYVASGLVKEVAKLGGDISSLVPNVVHQRLLAKLSTR; encoded by the coding sequence ATGAAAATTGCCGTTTACCCTGGCTCTTTCGACCCCATTACCCAAGGGCATGTGAGTATCATCAACGGTGGTCTAGTGGCATTCGACAAAGTAATTGTTGGCGTACTCTCAAACCCGAAAAAGACAGCACTATTTAGCGCCGAGGAGCGCATGGACATGATCCGCGAAGTATTTATAGATGAAGATCGTGTAGAGGTTGATGCATTTGAAGGGCTTTTAGTGAACTTTGTGCGTCACAAGGGGTCCCGCGTAATTTTACGAGGTTTACGTGCAGTTGCAGATTTTGAATACGAGTTGCAGATGGCCAACATGAATCGGAAACTGAGCGAGGACATCGAAACCATTTTTATTATGGCAAATGATGCATATTTCTACGTCGCATCAGGTTTGGTTAAGGAGGTTGCAAAGTTGGGGGGAGACATATCCAGCCTCGTTCCAAACGTGGTCCACCAGCGACTTCTGGCCAAACTTTCCACTCGATAG
- the rsmD gene encoding 16S rRNA (guanine(966)-N(2))-methyltransferase RsmD — translation MRIVGGSLRGRRIETPDSCQVRPTSDRVREGLSSALQARNLIAGTHVLDLFAGTGAFSFEMLSRGASHATLVDNDPRVIASIHQNALLLGLSTRITTERYDLAESLTPLFKRNRWPSHGFDLAFLDPPYAKIGLVGPLLKELLTHACLSTTATLVVEHATPHPPNLPSSFTAVKTYHYGSTSVVIGTSATTTHGI, via the coding sequence ATGCGCATTGTTGGCGGCTCGCTCCGCGGGAGACGCATCGAGACACCCGATTCCTGCCAAGTGCGCCCCACTTCGGATCGCGTTAGGGAAGGTCTTTCCTCAGCACTTCAGGCCCGAAATCTTATTGCTGGCACACATGTCTTAGATCTTTTCGCAGGAACGGGCGCCTTTTCCTTTGAGATGCTATCGCGGGGGGCTTCGCATGCCACGCTGGTGGACAATGACCCTCGGGTGATCGCATCCATTCACCAAAATGCATTGCTGCTGGGTCTTTCGACACGCATTACAACTGAACGATACGATTTGGCAGAATCGTTGACACCGCTTTTCAAACGGAATCGTTGGCCCAGTCATGGTTTCGATCTCGCATTTTTAGACCCGCCGTACGCCAAGATTGGGCTCGTCGGTCCACTGCTAAAAGAACTCCTCACCCATGCCTGTTTGAGCACCACAGCAACACTGGTGGTCGAACACGCTACGCCGCATCCGCCCAATCTCCCCTCATCTTTCACTGCCGTTAAGACATACCATTATGGAAGCACCTCTGTAGTGATTGGCACTTCAGCAACGACCACACATGGGATATAA
- a CDS encoding PEGA domain-containing protein, translating to MNQCEVILALIVLGCGWSARADAQAKPPATVAVLGIQSIEGDDALAQNLSDALRAQAKQRSNWQVLDKSVSVQQLSLAHGCNSLDNVCLTSISRSLGVAKTIYGTLKRTNRSSDYDFFLKLNIFDLDSRQIEYVLNATVPRSVLESRDLTKIASQYIVELAQRPSTGSIVVRVNEPENAEVRLDGNLVLGGDRSSEVTATVPEGRHELVVSAPGYNSFNRTIEIRRKDTTRVTVALEVQSDESDDSNHSSSEATWLGWGTLGLGAVFLGLTAYSMLRVYAIDNDADMDMYRGLPGLAGRNICGAAKDGFTGTPPNSSVDPGRVASLCDEADLLQVLQYVFLGVGVVSIGVGITLLMLDGDDGDSTEEADDDYYAKAPRLEIMPLVGRNYAVLNASLRF from the coding sequence ATGAATCAATGTGAAGTCATTTTGGCTCTTATTGTGTTGGGATGCGGTTGGTCAGCGCGAGCGGACGCCCAAGCCAAGCCGCCGGCAACCGTTGCCGTCCTGGGGATACAATCCATCGAGGGCGACGATGCCCTTGCTCAAAATCTCAGCGATGCGCTTCGAGCGCAGGCGAAGCAGCGCAGCAACTGGCAGGTGCTCGATAAAAGCGTTTCCGTCCAACAGCTCAGCCTCGCCCATGGGTGCAATTCCTTAGACAACGTGTGCCTCACCAGTATCAGCCGATCCTTGGGCGTGGCCAAAACCATTTACGGAACACTGAAACGCACCAATCGCTCGAGTGATTATGATTTCTTTTTAAAGCTTAACATCTTTGATCTGGACTCTCGGCAGATTGAATACGTGCTTAATGCCACTGTGCCCCGCAGTGTGCTCGAATCCAGGGACCTTACCAAGATTGCATCGCAGTACATCGTGGAACTCGCTCAGCGTCCATCTACAGGTTCCATTGTTGTAAGGGTGAATGAGCCCGAGAATGCTGAAGTGCGACTCGACGGCAATCTCGTGCTTGGTGGAGACCGAAGCTCCGAGGTAACGGCAACGGTACCTGAAGGTCGCCACGAGTTGGTGGTGTCCGCTCCGGGATACAACTCTTTTAACCGCACTATCGAGATCAGAAGGAAGGACACAACCCGTGTCACGGTGGCCTTAGAGGTGCAATCGGACGAGAGTGACGACTCTAACCATTCTTCTTCGGAAGCCACGTGGTTGGGATGGGGAACCCTAGGACTTGGCGCGGTGTTTTTGGGTCTCACCGCGTATTCCATGCTGCGGGTTTATGCGATCGACAACGATGCTGATATGGACATGTACCGCGGGCTACCGGGACTTGCGGGAAGGAACATTTGTGGGGCTGCGAAAGATGGGTTCACTGGCACGCCTCCGAATAGCAGTGTGGACCCCGGCCGTGTCGCATCGCTTTGCGACGAAGCCGACCTGCTTCAAGTGCTCCAGTACGTGTTTCTAGGCGTTGGCGTAGTCAGCATTGGGGTGGGTATCACCTTGTTGATGCTGGATGGCGATGACGGTGACAGTACAGAGGAAGCGGACGACGACTATTACGCAAAAGCCCCGAGGCTTGAAATAATGCCCCTCGTGGGACGTAATTACGCCGTGCTAAACGCTTCTTTGCGTTTTTGA
- the gloB gene encoding hydroxyacylglutathione hydrolase, whose protein sequence is MQVQTIPLLRDNYAYLLLDKEAGTAVVIDPSEPGPIIQELDLQGLRLIEIWCTHHHLDHTGGVAELVHRYGPRHVVGSTYDMKHDRIPYQNVGVTEETGWRYGDEEVGVLSLPGHTLGALGYVISEALFSGDVLFVAGCGYVFEGTMAQMWSSLEKLRKLKPSIQLYCGHEYALDNLSFAQTVEPNNHAIGAKIVSVKAALTEGMHSVPSPMGTEFDVNPFLRWDQPEVIAFAARQALSANASSPISVFSAIREAKNQFRAPPRLG, encoded by the coding sequence GTGCAGGTACAAACCATCCCGCTCTTACGCGACAATTATGCATATTTGTTGCTTGATAAAGAGGCCGGCACCGCGGTGGTGATTGACCCTTCAGAGCCAGGGCCCATCATACAAGAACTGGACCTGCAAGGGCTAAGGCTCATCGAGATTTGGTGCACCCACCACCACTTGGACCATACTGGGGGTGTGGCAGAGCTGGTCCATCGTTACGGTCCGAGGCATGTCGTTGGCAGCACTTACGATATGAAGCATGACCGCATTCCATATCAGAATGTGGGAGTCACTGAAGAAACCGGTTGGCGCTATGGCGATGAAGAGGTTGGGGTGCTGAGTCTTCCCGGTCACACGTTGGGTGCTTTAGGTTACGTGATTTCAGAGGCACTTTTCTCGGGGGATGTACTGTTCGTGGCCGGTTGCGGATATGTGTTTGAGGGAACGATGGCGCAGATGTGGTCGTCCTTGGAAAAACTCCGCAAGTTGAAGCCGTCCATTCAGCTGTATTGTGGCCATGAATATGCCCTCGACAATTTGAGCTTTGCTCAAACGGTGGAGCCTAACAATCACGCCATCGGAGCGAAAATTGTAAGTGTCAAAGCAGCCCTAACAGAAGGGATGCATAGTGTCCCTTCGCCGATGGGCACGGAGTTCGACGTCAATCCTTTCTTGCGATGGGACCAGCCGGAGGTGATTGCTTTTGCCGCACGCCAAGCTTTGTCCGCGAACGCAAGCAGTCCCATTAGCGTATTTAGCGCTATCCGCGAGGCGAAGAATCAGTTTCGCGCTCCGCCTCGATTGGGCTAG
- a CDS encoding 3'-5' exonuclease, translating to MIYTRDAHNCGCFPTGHHYPGIAEDMDRSAYVVEGLCTHVAAGSRWRESSLCIIDFETTGRDASTDRILEIGIVCVENGYCTHRYEQLINPGIPVPEESRAIHGITDEMLANAPTFASAWENVMSMLSGRIPVAYNAAFDRAFLLAETQRADVAFDLVAPALDESVVWIDPLVWARELFKYEKGKKLTDMCKRLNITLDNAHRASGDAEAAWRVLVAMATKLPDRYDDLIRLQTQYAERQAAEFTAWRARMRGT from the coding sequence GTGATTTACACGCGAGATGCACATAACTGCGGCTGCTTTCCCACGGGGCATCACTATCCGGGAATTGCAGAGGACATGGACAGGAGCGCCTATGTTGTCGAGGGGCTTTGCACACACGTGGCTGCGGGTAGCCGCTGGCGCGAATCCTCCTTGTGCATCATTGATTTTGAAACCACAGGCCGAGATGCCTCGACCGATCGGATCCTAGAGATCGGAATTGTATGCGTGGAAAATGGTTATTGCACGCATCGCTATGAGCAACTCATCAACCCCGGCATTCCGGTTCCGGAGGAATCAAGAGCGATTCATGGGATTACCGATGAGATGTTAGCCAATGCGCCGACCTTTGCATCGGCATGGGAAAACGTGATGAGCATGCTCAGCGGCCGAATTCCAGTCGCATACAACGCCGCTTTTGATCGTGCTTTTTTGCTTGCTGAGACACAACGCGCAGACGTTGCCTTCGACCTTGTCGCCCCGGCACTCGATGAGAGTGTAGTATGGATTGATCCATTGGTGTGGGCCCGGGAGCTTTTTAAGTATGAAAAAGGCAAGAAACTCACGGATATGTGTAAGAGACTCAATATTACTTTAGACAATGCGCATCGCGCTTCTGGAGATGCCGAGGCCGCGTGGCGGGTATTGGTAGCCATGGCTACCAAGCTTCCTGACCGTTATGATGATCTGATCCGCCTGCAAACCCAATACGCGGAACGGCAGGCAGCTGAGTTCACTGCGTGGCGGGCGCGCATGCGGGGCACCTAG
- a CDS encoding cyclic nucleotide-binding domain-containing protein → MDDIASEDFEHLLAGTRLFEGISPKGLKLVASIAKKESVSHGSTIFREGDAGDTVCLIIEGKVRISTQVSGMGEEALAVLGPGSVFGEMSLIDDFPRSADAHAHTDCLLLILKKDELEDLLFVHKDLAYEFLWNFVALLSSRLRETNAKVTFLSMSGKFQ, encoded by the coding sequence ATGGACGACATCGCCTCCGAGGATTTTGAGCATCTGCTCGCGGGTACTCGCTTGTTTGAGGGCATATCCCCAAAAGGGCTCAAGCTCGTCGCAAGCATTGCCAAAAAGGAATCCGTCTCCCATGGAAGCACCATCTTTAGGGAAGGCGATGCGGGTGATACCGTGTGCCTCATCATTGAAGGCAAAGTGCGAATATCAACGCAGGTCAGTGGTATGGGCGAAGAAGCATTGGCTGTTCTTGGACCCGGTAGCGTTTTTGGTGAGATGTCGTTGATCGATGACTTCCCCCGCAGCGCGGACGCCCACGCTCACACGGATTGTCTCTTGCTCATCCTGAAGAAAGATGAGCTCGAGGACCTACTGTTCGTGCATAAGGATCTCGCCTATGAGTTCCTTTGGAATTTTGTTGCGCTTCTATCCTCCAGATTGCGCGAGACCAATGCCAAGGTGACGTTCCTCAGCATGTCCGGTAAGTTTCAGTGA
- a CDS encoding prepilin-type N-terminal cleavage/methylation domain-containing protein: protein MKTRKGIAKGFTLIELIVVLATLSVLLAIGIPGFMGYVARSKTSEALTNLNLMFKGSAAYYLQASAGSQGVGSGTAGHCIVGTTSLLPAVPTAAKQQANFLAVAEYKSLGFSISDPVYYGYRLVANGGTSACDMGASTTLYTFMAMGDLDGDSVFSRFELATGSDASNVLYHSVGMYIVNESE from the coding sequence ATGAAGACACGTAAAGGAATCGCTAAAGGTTTCACCCTAATCGAGCTTATTGTCGTTCTTGCGACATTGAGTGTCCTTTTGGCAATCGGCATTCCAGGATTTATGGGTTACGTCGCACGATCAAAAACTTCAGAAGCACTGACCAACCTCAACCTTATGTTTAAGGGCTCTGCAGCCTATTATCTACAAGCCTCCGCAGGATCCCAAGGGGTGGGCAGTGGGACCGCTGGCCATTGTATTGTGGGAACCACCTCCCTGCTCCCAGCCGTCCCTACGGCAGCAAAACAACAGGCAAATTTCCTTGCAGTGGCAGAGTATAAGTCGTTGGGCTTTAGTATCAGTGACCCGGTCTATTACGGATATCGTCTCGTTGCGAACGGCGGGACGTCTGCATGTGACATGGGGGCGAGTACGACGCTATACACCTTTATGGCCATGGGCGATCTGGATGGGGACAGCGTGTTTAGCCGTTTTGAACTGGCCACAGGCAGTGATGCCTCCAATGTTTTATATCATTCGGTCGGCATGTATATTGTCAATGAGAGCGAATAA
- a CDS encoding pentapeptide repeat-containing protein has product MAWVRLRGVRLGNSPTDVHKRDEAQARRKPGPPPPPSRPRVPSAAWSETTQVEGLPEVTSKVSWEPLVSGQVIAGLTLLEQRVGQSGSPVWSVWTAEDANGVHVVLYALNPDINDKVHHRFVQGAKSMLRLTKSGDAPGVLRCYGLSRDRRALIAQSLSVGRATDISALRWSVQRSVEFFRAVCAVIESLHRHDIRHGCLRPGNILLDDDFNPILTEIGFLDIDKSLDGDSHNTHGYGAYAAPEITAGALPSVRSDIFSLGKILLFLLANDHPKSPPEAVPVLSDYKQFPEGLVRIARRCTVVNPDMRYATVKELVDDLARYDSPDHVGMALRIPTELKPTQETREMKDAQAAATEEEEAKPAFGMSARMRYAVIGSGILGIAISMLLAFFLAPHAALHHALLAIASISAALCTLSLPANPRHRHFSFIVVGIAFGLLVYRFNPIAIVATAGATRHLRASSVDARSASVRFLTSQGRRNFSNVDLRGADLSGADLNFSNFNGADLTNANLTRAMVQGIQLKQTSLAGANLTDVIAVDWDVAAIDGFEKTHCTNGTMLPIGWVCVDDHPEYQSSNLQRNAP; this is encoded by the coding sequence GTGGCGTGGGTTCGCCTAAGAGGGGTGCGGTTGGGGAATTCGCCAACAGATGTGCATAAGCGGGACGAGGCACAGGCTCGCCGCAAGCCTGGTCCTCCGCCGCCGCCTTCCCGACCTCGAGTGCCATCGGCAGCATGGAGTGAGACCACTCAGGTGGAAGGCCTTCCCGAAGTCACCTCGAAAGTCAGTTGGGAACCATTGGTTAGCGGACAAGTGATTGCGGGCCTTACCTTATTGGAGCAACGCGTGGGGCAATCGGGGTCCCCCGTATGGAGCGTATGGACCGCCGAAGACGCCAATGGAGTCCACGTCGTTCTCTATGCCCTCAACCCGGATATCAACGATAAGGTTCACCACCGATTCGTACAGGGCGCAAAGAGCATGCTGCGCCTAACCAAGAGTGGCGACGCCCCAGGAGTGCTGCGGTGCTACGGCCTTAGTCGCGATCGCCGGGCGCTAATAGCACAGAGCCTATCGGTGGGCCGCGCAACCGATATATCCGCGCTCCGCTGGAGTGTTCAGCGTTCAGTGGAGTTTTTTCGGGCGGTATGCGCTGTCATTGAAAGCCTACATCGACACGACATCAGGCACGGCTGTCTGCGCCCAGGTAATATCCTGCTGGATGACGACTTTAATCCCATACTAACGGAAATCGGTTTTCTCGATATTGACAAGAGTTTGGACGGCGATAGTCACAACACACACGGCTATGGAGCGTACGCCGCACCAGAGATCACGGCCGGTGCTTTACCATCGGTTCGATCAGATATTTTTAGCCTGGGAAAAATTCTCTTGTTCTTGTTGGCGAATGATCACCCGAAAAGCCCTCCAGAAGCAGTCCCGGTCCTGTCTGATTATAAGCAGTTCCCAGAGGGGCTGGTGCGCATCGCCAGGCGCTGCACGGTGGTCAACCCAGACATGCGGTATGCGACCGTCAAAGAACTCGTGGATGACCTAGCGCGCTACGATTCCCCCGATCACGTGGGCATGGCGCTTCGTATCCCTACCGAGCTAAAACCCACTCAAGAAACGCGGGAGATGAAGGACGCTCAAGCTGCCGCGACCGAAGAGGAAGAGGCTAAGCCCGCATTCGGGATGAGTGCCCGCATGCGGTATGCAGTCATCGGAAGCGGCATATTGGGGATCGCCATATCGATGCTCCTGGCATTTTTCCTCGCCCCTCATGCAGCTCTGCACCATGCGTTGCTCGCCATCGCCAGCATATCCGCAGCATTATGCACCCTCAGCTTACCTGCAAATCCGCGACACCGGCACTTCAGTTTCATTGTAGTGGGCATAGCATTCGGCCTGCTGGTATATCGTTTTAACCCGATTGCCATCGTGGCGACGGCGGGTGCAACACGGCATTTGAGAGCATCAAGCGTTGATGCTCGGAGCGCTTCGGTCCGATTTTTAACCAGCCAAGGTCGTCGCAATTTTTCCAACGTGGACCTCCGGGGCGCGGACCTCTCGGGAGCCGACCTCAACTTCTCCAACTTCAATGGCGCTGACCTGACCAACGCGAATCTTACTCGCGCAATGGTTCAAGGCATTCAGCTGAAGCAAACCTCGCTCGCGGGCGCGAATCTGACCGATGTCATCGCGGTAGACTGGGATGTGGCCGCGATCGACGGGTTTGAGAAAACCCATTGCACCAACGGAACCATGCTTCCGATAGGATGGGTCTGTGTAGATGACCATCCAGAATATCAGTCGAGTAATTTGCAAAGGAACGCGCCATGA
- the trxB gene encoding thioredoxin-disulfide reductase, translated as MTVHKVLIIGSGPAGLTAAIYAGRANLEPLCIEGLVQGGLPGGQLMITTEVENYPGFPDGIKGPEIMELFRKQAARFGTKFVSADVDRVDFSEKPYRVWANDTEYQASAIIVATGAKAKWLELESEKKLQNRGVSACATCDGYFFRDQDVCVVGGGDTAMEEALYLANLCKSVTVIHRRDQLRASQIMQERAHKHPKIKFLWNTVVTEVLDVEKGTVTGLRLKNTNTNEETIFETEGLFVAIGHIPNTELFKDYLRRDDNGYIITQPNSTKTEIEGVFVSGDAQDHVFRQAVTAAGTGCMAALEAERWLLAQELG; from the coding sequence ATGACCGTGCATAAAGTACTTATCATTGGCTCGGGTCCTGCGGGGCTGACCGCCGCCATCTATGCTGGGCGTGCGAACCTTGAGCCGTTATGCATTGAGGGCCTGGTGCAAGGCGGCCTTCCGGGGGGCCAGCTGATGATCACGACGGAAGTCGAAAACTATCCGGGATTCCCCGATGGCATAAAAGGGCCCGAAATCATGGAGCTGTTTCGGAAGCAGGCGGCACGCTTCGGCACGAAATTTGTCAGCGCCGACGTGGACCGGGTGGATTTTTCAGAAAAGCCCTATCGCGTGTGGGCGAATGACACAGAATATCAGGCGAGCGCCATCATTGTGGCAACAGGTGCCAAGGCAAAATGGCTCGAACTAGAGAGTGAGAAAAAACTCCAAAATCGCGGCGTTAGTGCGTGTGCAACATGCGATGGGTATTTCTTCCGTGATCAGGACGTGTGCGTCGTTGGCGGGGGAGATACGGCCATGGAAGAAGCATTGTACCTCGCAAATCTATGTAAGAGCGTGACGGTCATTCATCGCCGTGACCAACTGCGGGCCTCCCAGATTATGCAGGAGCGCGCGCATAAGCATCCGAAGATCAAGTTTCTATGGAATACGGTCGTGACCGAGGTCTTGGATGTCGAGAAAGGGACCGTGACGGGTCTAAGGCTCAAGAACACAAACACAAATGAAGAGACCATTTTTGAAACCGAAGGTCTCTTTGTGGCCATCGGCCATATCCCCAACACGGAACTTTTTAAAGACTATCTACGACGTGATGATAATGGCTACATTATCACACAGCCGAACAGCACAAAGACAGAGATTGAAGGCGTATTTGTGTCCGGGGACGCGCAAGATCACGTCTTTCGCCAAGCAGTGACGGCGGCTGGAACCGGGTGCATGGCGGCGTTGGAGGCCGAGCGGTGGCTTCTGGCCCAAGAGCTCGGCTAG
- a CDS encoding polysaccharide biosynthesis C-terminal domain-containing protein, with translation MAEVHSSSRRAGSGAVAIAGAKTYFIVCGYAVQFLLPRFLENKAAFGRFASVMNLASIINNVLVVATIQTVSKFVSEEPSYGDVRLRQGLKGQLWIGLLLCAALVLGGPSLARDVLLDNALEPLIQTISIVMLAYALYAALVGYLNGMHRFVPQAGLDVTFSTLRTCGILGAAGLGYGALGAMTGFAGAAVAILIVAILVVGLGERGKPISWRRWLKFSVPLWMYQIFLNGIMQIDLLVLKRTVAELAMKNHIDAHQAAELASRYVGEYRAAQTFAFVPYQLILAVAFVLFPMVSKASSSGDILATRQTIRSALRFSLIVVLAIAAPVAGAARGVLRLAYPAGYVTAAGALEILAFGIAALALFVIAATALSGSGNPGKSASIAAIALVIVIGFNRIFVRMAGIGNHTLEAAALGTTLGTGFALVLIAIVIRAAYGACLPLPTVARSGLAATLAFWTSHLIPHGHALSSLLALIVGGLVYLGSLASVGEFKRHELHSAVKWLKRYH, from the coding sequence GTGGCCGAAGTCCATTCATCATCCCGCCGTGCGGGAAGCGGCGCGGTGGCCATCGCGGGGGCGAAAACATACTTCATTGTCTGTGGCTACGCGGTACAGTTCCTCCTGCCTCGTTTTTTGGAGAATAAGGCAGCCTTCGGTCGTTTTGCCTCGGTCATGAATCTCGCCTCCATCATCAACAATGTGTTGGTGGTGGCGACCATTCAAACGGTGAGCAAATTCGTCAGTGAGGAGCCCTCCTATGGCGACGTACGCTTGCGCCAGGGTCTCAAAGGACAACTGTGGATCGGCCTATTGCTTTGTGCGGCATTGGTACTAGGCGGCCCCTCCCTCGCGCGCGATGTGCTCCTCGATAACGCGCTTGAGCCACTCATCCAAACAATCTCTATCGTGATGCTGGCCTACGCCCTATATGCGGCGCTCGTGGGCTACCTCAATGGCATGCACCGTTTTGTTCCGCAAGCAGGCCTCGATGTCACGTTTTCCACTTTACGAACGTGCGGAATATTAGGCGCCGCCGGATTGGGTTACGGAGCCCTAGGAGCCATGACCGGCTTTGCTGGAGCAGCGGTTGCTATCTTAATAGTGGCCATTTTGGTCGTGGGTCTTGGCGAACGCGGCAAACCCATCTCTTGGCGCAGATGGTTGAAGTTTAGTGTACCGCTGTGGATGTATCAGATCTTTCTCAACGGCATTATGCAAATCGATCTGCTGGTGCTCAAACGCACGGTTGCGGAGCTTGCCATGAAGAATCACATAGACGCGCATCAGGCAGCGGAACTGGCATCGCGTTACGTGGGTGAATATCGCGCTGCTCAGACGTTCGCATTCGTGCCCTATCAGCTCATTCTGGCAGTGGCATTCGTTTTGTTTCCGATGGTTTCAAAGGCGTCAAGCAGTGGTGACATTCTTGCGACGCGCCAAACGATACGCTCTGCATTACGGTTTTCATTGATTGTGGTGTTGGCAATTGCCGCGCCGGTGGCTGGGGCCGCACGCGGAGTACTGCGACTTGCATACCCCGCGGGATATGTGACAGCCGCAGGAGCCCTTGAAATTCTCGCCTTTGGCATTGCCGCCCTCGCGCTGTTTGTCATCGCCGCGACTGCACTCAGCGGTTCGGGAAATCCTGGAAAGTCCGCCTCCATTGCAGCAATAGCTCTGGTGATCGTGATAGGTTTCAATCGCATATTTGTGCGCATGGCCGGCATCGGAAACCATACGCTTGAGGCTGCTGCGCTCGGGACGACCCTCGGAACCGGGTTTGCCTTAGTGCTAATTGCAATCGTCATCCGTGCCGCTTACGGCGCATGCTTGCCCCTCCCGACTGTCGCACGAAGCGGCCTCGCGGCCACCCTTGCTTTCTGGACATCCCATCTTATACCCCATGGCCATGCACTATCCTCACTGCTTGCATTGATAGTCGGAGGTCTCGTCTATCTGGGCAGCTTGGCAAGTGTCGGCGAATTCAAGCGCCATGAGTTACATAGTGCAGTAAAATGGCTCAAACGGTATCACTAA